The Mycolicibacterium mucogenicum DSM 44124 genomic sequence GTAGTGCGCGGGACCTTAGTGGCTCGGACAGCCTTGCTCAGCTGCAGATGCGGCCGGTGTGAGGCCAGTGCGGTGGCGGGAAGAACCGGCCGCAGCCGCGGAATCAGCGGATTTGCGGCAGCCCGATAGCCTGGGAGTCGTGCAGTCCTCCGCAAGGGGCCAGTTCCTGGGTCGCCAGGTGGCCGGCGATCGCGCGCTGATCATGGCGATCGTCAACCGCACCCCGGATTCCTTCTATGACCGGGGGGCGACCTTCAGCGACGGCGCAGCCAAGGACGCGGCGCACCAGAAGATCGCCGAAGGGGCCGACGTCATCGACATCGGCGGCGTCAAAGCGGGACCGGGCAGCACCGTCGACGCCGATGAGGAGATCGCGCGCGTCGTGCCGTTCATCGAGTGGCTCCGCGGCGAATACCCCGACCAACTGATCAGCGTCGACACCTGGCGCGCGAACGTGGCCAAGCAGGCTTGCGCGGCCGGGGCCGACCTGATCAACGACACCTGGGCCGGCGCCGATCCGGGACTGCCCGAGGTGGCCGCCGAATTCGGGGCGGGGCTCGTCTGCTCGCACACCGGCGGTGCCGTGCCGCGGACCCGGCCCTTTCGCGTCAACTACGGCGTCACCGAACGCGGTGTGGTGGACGACGTCATCGCCGAGGTCACCTCAGCGGCGCAGCATGCCGTCGACGTCGGCGTCTCGCGGGACGCCATCCTGATCGACCCGACGCACGATTTCGGCAAGAACACTTACCACGGTCTTAGTTTGTTGCGCCACGTAAAAGATCTTGTAAATACCGGATGGCCAGTCCTGATGGCCCTGAGTAACAAGGATTTCGTGGGGGAGACTTTAGGTGTCGAACTGACCGAGCGCCTGGAGGGGACGCTGGCCGCGACGGCACTCGCCGCCGCTGACGGCGCCGCCATGTTCCGGGTGCACGAGGTGGGCCCCACCCGGCGCGTCCTGGAAATGGTCGCGTCGATCCAGGGCGGGCGTCCACCGAGCCGAACAGTGAGGGGACTCGCGTGACCCTAATGCCCGAGATGACTGCCGAATCCATCGCTCGCCATGCGTGGCTGGCCGAACGCAGCTGGAGCCGGCCGACGTGGACCATCGCTGAGCTCGAGGCCGCCAAGGCCGGCCGGACCGTCTCTGTCGTGCTGCCCGCCCTGAACGAGGAAGACACCGTCGCCGACGTCATCGACAGCATCAGCCCGCTGCTGGGTGGTCTGGTCGACGAGCTCGTCGTGCTCGACTCCGGTTCGACCGACGAGACCGAACTGCGCGCCATCGAGGCCGGCGCCCGCGTCGTCAGCCGGGAACAGGCGCTGCCCGAGGTGCCGGTCCAGCCCGGCAAGGGCGAGGCGCTGTGGCGCTCGCTGGCCGCCACCACCGGCGACATCATCGTGTTCGTCGACTCCGACCTGCTCGACCCCGACCCGATGTTCGTGCCCAAGCTGCTGGGCCCGCTGCTGCTCGCCGACGGTGTGCACTTGGTCAAGGGTTTCTACCGGCGGCCGCTCAAGGTGGGTGGCGCGGAAGAAGCCAACGGCGGTGGCCGGGTCACCGAACTGGTGGCACGTCCGCTGCTGGCGTCCCTGCGGCCCGAGCTGACGTGCCTGCTGCAGCCGCTGGGCGGCGAATACGCCGGTACCCGGGAGCTGTTGACGTCGGTCGGCTTCGCGCCGGGCTACGGCGTCGAGATCGGCCTGCTGATCGACACCTACGACAAGCTGGGCCTCGATGCCATCGCACAGGTCAACCTCGGGGTGCGCACGCACCGCAACCGGCCGCTGACCGAGCTGGCCGCGATGAGCCGTCAAGTGATCGCCACGCTGCTGTCGCGCTGCGGCATCAGCGACTCGGGCGTCGGGCTGACCCAGTTCTTCGCCGACGGCGACACCTTCACGCCCCGCACGTCGACCGTGTCGCTGATCGACCGTCCCGCCATGAACACCTTGCGCTGACCCGCCTCGGCGGCGCTTGTCGGTGCCATCCGGCAGGATCGTCGGTGTGACACTGATTCTGATCTACCTGGTGGTGCTGATCCTCGTCGCGGTGGTCCTGTTCGCACTGGGCACCGTGCTGTTCGGGCGCAGCGAGCAGTTGCCGCCGCTGGCGCGGAGCACCACGGCCACCGTGCTGCCCGCGTCCGGTGTCACCGGTGCCGACGTCGACGCCGTCAGGTTCACGCAAACCCTGCGCGGTTACAAGACCAGCGAGGTTGACTGGGTGCTGGAGCGGCTGGCGCAGGAACTGGACTCGTTGCGAGGCGAGCTGACCACGTTGCGTGCACAGACCGCGGACGCCGAGCAATGACCACTCCCGACCGGACCCGGTGCGGGTGGGTCGACATCGGTGAGTCGGCGGATGGGGTGATGTACCGCGATTACCACGACACTGAATGGGGCCGCCCGCTGCGCGGCACACAGGCGCTGTTCGAACGCGTCTCGCTGGAGGCGTTCCAGAGCGGCCTGTCCTGGCTGATCATCCTGCGCAAGCGAGAGAACTTCCGGGCGGCGTTCAAGGGGTTCGACGTGGCCACGGTGGCCGGCTTCGGGGAGAAGGACATCGACCGACTGCTGGCCGATCCCGGCATCGTCCGGAACCGCGCCAAGATCGAGGCGACCATCGCCAATGCCCGCGTGATCGACGGCGGCCTGGACCTCGACGAGCTGCTGTGGTCGTTCGCGCCGCCGCCGCGGCCGCGGCCGGCTGACCTGGCACAGGTCCCGGCGACCACACCGGAATCGGTGGCCATGGCCAAGGAACTGAAGCGCCGCGGGTTCCGGTTCGTC encodes the following:
- the folP gene encoding dihydropteroate synthase, with translation MAIVNRTPDSFYDRGATFSDGAAKDAAHQKIAEGADVIDIGGVKAGPGSTVDADEEIARVVPFIEWLRGEYPDQLISVDTWRANVAKQACAAGADLINDTWAGADPGLPEVAAEFGAGLVCSHTGGAVPRTRPFRVNYGVTERGVVDDVIAEVTSAAQHAVDVGVSRDAILIDPTHDFGKNTYHGLSLLRHVKDLVNTGWPVLMALSNKDFVGETLGVELTERLEGTLAATALAAADGAAMFRVHEVGPTRRVLEMVASIQGGRPPSRTVRGLA
- a CDS encoding DivIVA domain-containing protein, yielding MTLILIYLVVLILVAVVLFALGTVLFGRSEQLPPLARSTTATVLPASGVTGADVDAVRFTQTLRGYKTSEVDWVLERLAQELDSLRGELTTLRAQTADAEQ
- a CDS encoding DNA-3-methyladenine glycosylase I produces the protein MTTPDRTRCGWVDIGESADGVMYRDYHDTEWGRPLRGTQALFERVSLEAFQSGLSWLIILRKRENFRAAFKGFDVATVAGFGEKDIDRLLADPGIVRNRAKIEATIANARVIDGGLDLDELLWSFAPPPRPRPADLAQVPATTPESVAMAKELKRRGFRFVGPTTAYALMQATGMVDDHVEACWVPRHSLSEA
- a CDS encoding glucosyl-3-phosphoglycerate synthase, with the protein product MTAESIARHAWLAERSWSRPTWTIAELEAAKAGRTVSVVLPALNEEDTVADVIDSISPLLGGLVDELVVLDSGSTDETELRAIEAGARVVSREQALPEVPVQPGKGEALWRSLAATTGDIIVFVDSDLLDPDPMFVPKLLGPLLLADGVHLVKGFYRRPLKVGGAEEANGGGRVTELVARPLLASLRPELTCLLQPLGGEYAGTRELLTSVGFAPGYGVEIGLLIDTYDKLGLDAIAQVNLGVRTHRNRPLTELAAMSRQVIATLLSRCGISDSGVGLTQFFADGDTFTPRTSTVSLIDRPAMNTLR